In one Lolium rigidum isolate FL_2022 chromosome 3, APGP_CSIRO_Lrig_0.1, whole genome shotgun sequence genomic region, the following are encoded:
- the LOC124702293 gene encoding DNA (cytosine-5)-methyltransferase CMT2-like isoform X1, with amino-acid sequence MQVTFLCLSFLCLKDMRSDIQLLANAADAVLEVKCHYLQASISGSTFCIGDCAFVKGPEGKPNYISRILEFFETVTGERYCRVQWFFRAEDTIMENQAQSHDPRRLFYSDLKDDNSLDCIVSKISIVQVSPCVDKESKSISPSQYYYDMKYSPDYSTFSTLEMGDMHAKLQSSHVSSINMKKVDFSKKQKSPVPNKKDLSLLDLYCGCGGMSTGLCLGANVGGVNLVTRWAVDNDEVACESFRLNHPETRVRNETTDDFLELLKEWQKLCKQYVRQSEVKDQADALPESSNGIPDESSVPPEELEVWKLVDICYGDLNNVRKRCLYFKVRWKGYGPNDDTWEPIEGLGNCTDAIRDFVIEGHKQKILPLPGDVDVVCGGPPCQGISGYNRNREFDAPFKCEKNMQIIVFMDVMQFLRPKYVYMENVLDILKFADATLAKYALSRLISMHYQAKLGIMAAGCYGLPQFRMRVFLLGCHPEEKLPPFPLPTHEAIVKNGCPLAFERNLVGWSDSTKGQLAKPIVLEDILSDLPKVGNEESRDEMAYVKGPQTEYQRYIRTFKSEVQGPKSHVAKAKSKKAKPKLYDHRPLALGNDNYLRVLQIPKKKGANFRDLPGVVVGPDNVAKLDPTKDRVLLPSGRPLVLDCILTYEDGKSLRPFGRLWWDEVVGTVLTCPNARMQALIHPAQDRLLTIRESARLQGFPDSYRFRGTVKDRYRQIGNAVAVPVGRALGYSLAMAYLNKIENDPLMALPPKFAFSHNIEDTTYSRVDG; translated from the exons ATGCAAGTAACGTTTTTGTGTTTGTCGTTTCTCTGTTTGAAGGATATGAGGAGCGATATCCAACTGCTTGCAAA TGCTGCCGATGCTGTCTTGGAAGTTAAATGTCACTATTTGCAAGCCAGCATATCTGGATCTACTTTTTGCATTGGAGATTGTGCATTTGTGAAA GGTCCAGAAGGAAAACCAAATTACATAAGCAGAATACTCGAGTTTTTTGAAACAGTTACCGGTGAACGTTACTGCAGAGTGCAATGGTTTTTCAGAGCTGAAGACACG ATCATGGAAAACCAAGCACAGTCTCATGACCCAAGGAGGCTCTTTTACTCAGATCTGAAGGATGACAATTCACTAGACTGTATTGTCTCCAAAATTTCAATTGTGCAAGTTTCTCCTTGT GTTGATAAAGAGTCAAAGTCGATATCTCCATCCCAATATTACTATGACATGAAGTACTCTCCGGACTACAGTACTTTCTCTACCTTGGAAATGG GAGATATGCATGCCAAATTGCAGTCAAGTCACGTAAGTAGTATCAATATGAAAAAGGTTGACTTCAGTAAGAAGCAAAAGTCTCCTGTACCAAATAAGAAGGATCTCTCTTTGCTAGATCTCTACTGCGGTTGTGGTGGAATGTCAACTGGACTTTGTCTTGGGGCTAATGTTGGTGGTGTGAATCTTGTGACG AGATGGGCTGTTGATAATGATGAAGTTGCATGTGAAAGCTTCAGATTGAATCATCCAGAAACTCGG GTCCGGAATGAAACTACCGACGATTTCCTTGAATTGCTGAAAGAATGGCAAAAATTATGCAAACAATATGTGAGGCAAAGTGAAGTAAAGGACCAGGCTGATGCTTTACCAGAATCCAGCAATGGAATTCCAGACGAGTCTTCAGTCCCTCCCGAAGAGCTTGAAGTATGGAAGCTAGTTGATATTTGCTATGGTGATCTCAATAATGTCAGAAAACGGTGCTTATATTTTAAG GTCCGTTGGAAGGGTTATGGCCCTAATGATGACACATGGGAGCCAATTGAAGGATTAGG GAACTGCACTGATGCAATTAGGGATTTCGTTATTGAGGGTCATAAGCAGAAGATACTACCACTTCCT GGTGATGTTGATGTTGTATGCGGGGGTCCACCATGCCAAGGCATTAGTGGCTACAACCGCAATAGAGAATTCGATGCACCATTTAAGTGTGAGAAGAACATGCAGATTATTGTCTTTATGGATGTCATGCAATTTTTGAGGCCCAAATATGTCTACATGGAAAACGTCCTTGATATATTGAAGTTTGCTGACGCGACACTTGCAAAATATGCTTTAAGTCGCCTAATTTCTATGCATTACCAAGCCAAACTGGGGATCATGGCTGCTGGATGTTATGGTCTTCCACAATTTCGGATGCGTGTATTTTTGTTGGGCTGTCATCCTGAGGAG AAATTGCCCCCATTTCCTCTGCCTACACATGAAGCGATTGTGAAGAATGGTTGCCCTTTGGCTTTTGAG CGTAATTTGGTTGGGTGGTCTGACAGCACGAAAGGGCAACTAGCGAAGCCAATTGTCCTTGAGGACATTCTTTCAGATCTTCCAAAA GTGGGAAACGAAGAAAGTCGTGATGAAATGGCATATGTAAAGGGCCCTCAAACAGAGTACCAAAGATACATTCGAACATTTAAATCTG AAGTGCAGGGTCCTAAATCTCATGTTGCAAAAGCTAAGTCAAAAAAAGCTAAGCCAAAATTGTATGATCATCGGCCGTTGGCACTTGGTAATGACAACTACTTAAGGGTGTTGCAAATTCCCAAGAAAAAG GGAGCTAATTTTAGAGACCTTCCGGGAGTTGTAGTTGGTCCGGACAATGTAGCTAAATTAGACCCAACAAAGGATAGAGTGCTTTTACCATCTGGTCGTCCTCTG GTGCTTGATTGTATACTAACGTATGAGGATGGTAAATCCTTAAG ACCTTTCGGCCGATTATGGTGGGATGAGGTAGTTGGAACTGTGCTGACGTGTCCAAATGCTCGTATGCAG GCCTTGATACATCCTGCACAGGACAGACTGCTCACTATTCGTGAAAGTGCTCGATTGCAAGGTTTTCCTGATAGCTACAGATTCCGTGGAACAGTCAAAGACAG GTATCGCCAAATTGGAAATGCCGTGGCCGTACCTGTTGGCCGTGCACTTGGGTATTCTTTGGCCATGGCCTATCTGAACAAGATTGAAAATGATCCCCTCATGGCGCTACCACCCAAGTTTGCGTTCTCCCATAATATAGAAGATACTACATATTCCAGAGTGGACGGTTGA
- the LOC124702293 gene encoding DNA (cytosine-5)-methyltransferase CMT2-like isoform X2 codes for MSTGLCLGANVGGVNLVTRWAVDNDEVACESFRLNHPETRVRNETTDDFLELLKEWQKLCKQYVRQSEVKDQADALPESSNGIPDESSVPPEELEVWKLVDICYGDLNNVRKRCLYFKVRWKGYGPNDDTWEPIEGLGNCTDAIRDFVIEGHKQKILPLPGDVDVVCGGPPCQGISGYNRNREFDAPFKCEKNMQIIVFMDVMQFLRPKYVYMENVLDILKFADATLAKYALSRLISMHYQAKLGIMAAGCYGLPQFRMRVFLLGCHPEEKLPPFPLPTHEAIVKNGCPLAFERNLVGWSDSTKGQLAKPIVLEDILSDLPKVGNEESRDEMAYVKGPQTEYQRYIRTFKSEVQGPKSHVAKAKSKKAKPKLYDHRPLALGNDNYLRVLQIPKKKGANFRDLPGVVVGPDNVAKLDPTKDRVLLPSGRPLVLDCILTYEDGKSLRPFGRLWWDEVVGTVLTCPNARMQALIHPAQDRLLTIRESARLQGFPDSYRFRGTVKDRYRQIGNAVAVPVGRALGYSLAMAYLNKIENDPLMALPPKFAFSHNIEDTTYSRVDG; via the exons ATGTCAACTGGACTTTGTCTTGGGGCTAATGTTGGTGGTGTGAATCTTGTGACG AGATGGGCTGTTGATAATGATGAAGTTGCATGTGAAAGCTTCAGATTGAATCATCCAGAAACTCGG GTCCGGAATGAAACTACCGACGATTTCCTTGAATTGCTGAAAGAATGGCAAAAATTATGCAAACAATATGTGAGGCAAAGTGAAGTAAAGGACCAGGCTGATGCTTTACCAGAATCCAGCAATGGAATTCCAGACGAGTCTTCAGTCCCTCCCGAAGAGCTTGAAGTATGGAAGCTAGTTGATATTTGCTATGGTGATCTCAATAATGTCAGAAAACGGTGCTTATATTTTAAG GTCCGTTGGAAGGGTTATGGCCCTAATGATGACACATGGGAGCCAATTGAAGGATTAGG GAACTGCACTGATGCAATTAGGGATTTCGTTATTGAGGGTCATAAGCAGAAGATACTACCACTTCCT GGTGATGTTGATGTTGTATGCGGGGGTCCACCATGCCAAGGCATTAGTGGCTACAACCGCAATAGAGAATTCGATGCACCATTTAAGTGTGAGAAGAACATGCAGATTATTGTCTTTATGGATGTCATGCAATTTTTGAGGCCCAAATATGTCTACATGGAAAACGTCCTTGATATATTGAAGTTTGCTGACGCGACACTTGCAAAATATGCTTTAAGTCGCCTAATTTCTATGCATTACCAAGCCAAACTGGGGATCATGGCTGCTGGATGTTATGGTCTTCCACAATTTCGGATGCGTGTATTTTTGTTGGGCTGTCATCCTGAGGAG AAATTGCCCCCATTTCCTCTGCCTACACATGAAGCGATTGTGAAGAATGGTTGCCCTTTGGCTTTTGAG CGTAATTTGGTTGGGTGGTCTGACAGCACGAAAGGGCAACTAGCGAAGCCAATTGTCCTTGAGGACATTCTTTCAGATCTTCCAAAA GTGGGAAACGAAGAAAGTCGTGATGAAATGGCATATGTAAAGGGCCCTCAAACAGAGTACCAAAGATACATTCGAACATTTAAATCTG AAGTGCAGGGTCCTAAATCTCATGTTGCAAAAGCTAAGTCAAAAAAAGCTAAGCCAAAATTGTATGATCATCGGCCGTTGGCACTTGGTAATGACAACTACTTAAGGGTGTTGCAAATTCCCAAGAAAAAG GGAGCTAATTTTAGAGACCTTCCGGGAGTTGTAGTTGGTCCGGACAATGTAGCTAAATTAGACCCAACAAAGGATAGAGTGCTTTTACCATCTGGTCGTCCTCTG GTGCTTGATTGTATACTAACGTATGAGGATGGTAAATCCTTAAG ACCTTTCGGCCGATTATGGTGGGATGAGGTAGTTGGAACTGTGCTGACGTGTCCAAATGCTCGTATGCAG GCCTTGATACATCCTGCACAGGACAGACTGCTCACTATTCGTGAAAGTGCTCGATTGCAAGGTTTTCCTGATAGCTACAGATTCCGTGGAACAGTCAAAGACAG GTATCGCCAAATTGGAAATGCCGTGGCCGTACCTGTTGGCCGTGCACTTGGGTATTCTTTGGCCATGGCCTATCTGAACAAGATTGAAAATGATCCCCTCATGGCGCTACCACCCAAGTTTGCGTTCTCCCATAATATAGAAGATACTACATATTCCAGAGTGGACGGTTGA